Genomic DNA from Pseudomonas fluorescens:
TTGGTAGTCTATGCGTTAGAAAACACGCGGAACTGGGCCCGCTGGTGTTGGGAGGGGATCTTGGCGACGGGTTGTGTCAGGCGAGTTGCTATCACATAAAGATTTTATGACAGCGGAACTTTTTACTTCGAAAGGGAATAACTGAGAAGCAGCTGCAAGGGGTGAGCTGCAAGCGGCAAGTTAGAGCAGTCGCAGGTGCATACGGAACTAGGGGTGGTGACGTTTACGTTCAGCCGCGAGTTTTTCGGCGAGGTGATCCAGGTCGGGAATGGGGGCTTCAGGAAGCTTTTTGAGGGTCGCCTGCATTAGCCGCATCTGGCGGATAAAACGCCGGCAGTTGGGGCAGAACATCAGGTGATGACGCACCATCAGGCGTTCACGAAAACTTAACTGGCCGTCGAGATAATCGCTGGAGCGCGCCACTTGTTCCTTGCAGGTCAGCATTCGCCGGTTTCCTCGAAATGTTCAACGGTCGCGAAGACTTTCAGCCGGGC
This window encodes:
- a CDS encoding anti-sigma factor family protein; this encodes MLTCKEQVARSSDYLDGQLSFRERLMVRHHLMFCPNCRRFIRQMRLMQATLKKLPEAPIPDLDHLAEKLAAERKRHHP